A single Acetivibrio cellulolyticus CD2 DNA region contains:
- a CDS encoding helix-turn-helix domain-containing protein produces MVNFGDKLKMLRLEKNLTQNGLAKHLNVSKANVSRYELGTRQPNFDTLISISAFFNVSIDWLLGRSTIRNFSSVNDKPRNFEESDLEILEFLHTNSHVHEMLESMPKSKEIRVKIITRIWKEINIDNF; encoded by the coding sequence ATGGTGAATTTTGGCGATAAACTAAAAATGTTGAGACTTGAAAAAAATTTAACTCAAAATGGCTTAGCAAAACATTTAAATGTCTCTAAAGCAAATGTTTCTCGTTATGAGTTGGGTACTCGCCAACCTAATTTTGATACTTTAATTAGTATTTCAGCTTTTTTTAATGTTTCTATTGATTGGCTTCTTGGAAGAAGCACTATTAGGAACTTTTCTAGTGTAAATGATAAACCAAGAAATTTTGAAGAAAGTGACTTGGAAATTCTTGAGTTTTTACATACAAACTCTCATGTTCATGAGATGCTTGAAAGCATGCCAAAATCAAAAGAAATAAGAGTAAAAATAATAACTAGAATATGGAAAGAGATTAACATAGACAATTTTTGA
- a CDS encoding VirB4 family type IV secretion system protein: MIGIKKQKTEFVPVNEALLNVITPMGLEIKRNSMVIGENTGKVYGVVRYPQKVDVGWLSKVTNIPSTIVSIGIKPLDNGALISAISKSIIQNRGTAESAKDPLTRQRAEKSAEDGERIMLQIDQNGETVALMSLSIMPIAYDEKNFIKVSRRVESVMNVMKCKVRTLANLQKEGLQTISPTYPTSPVIENIVQRIIPMSTFVGGFPFASSGFNDGNGYYFAKDNNGGLVIVDTWKRGNDRTNTNMVVMGVAGVGKSTAIKHIMLSEYMKGTKLLIIDPESEYKDLCLNLGGDWINAGGGINGRINPLQIRPAPCDSEDEPDEKGGKLYGDVDGMSDMALHVKNLEIFFQLYLPSLNDMQKAILKQSIVELYNRFDIYWDTDIKGISSDKFPTFSDLHVLIEEKAKANKTNQGYKDLSLLLYDVANGSDSFLWNGKSTIETHTRCVCLDTHSLQNTSDNIKRTQYFNLLGWCWEEMSKDRTERVLLICDEAYLMIDPQVPQSLVFLRNVEKRARKYEAGLIIISHSVVDFLSPEIKMYGQALLDIPCIKLIMGCDGQNLKETKELYNLTEAEEELLESKRRGHALFVIGSKRLHVNFEIPEYKFNYMGKAGGR; the protein is encoded by the coding sequence ATGATTGGGATTAAAAAGCAAAAGACGGAGTTTGTTCCTGTAAATGAAGCACTGTTAAATGTAATAACTCCAATGGGACTTGAGATAAAGAGAAATAGTATGGTTATTGGTGAAAATACCGGAAAAGTATATGGAGTTGTGAGGTATCCCCAAAAAGTTGATGTTGGATGGCTTTCAAAAGTAACAAACATTCCAAGCACTATTGTATCTATTGGCATTAAACCGTTAGACAATGGTGCTTTAATTTCTGCCATTAGTAAAAGTATTATTCAAAACCGAGGAACTGCTGAAAGTGCAAAAGACCCATTAACACGTCAAAGGGCTGAAAAATCAGCAGAAGATGGTGAAAGAATTATGCTTCAGATTGACCAAAATGGAGAAACAGTGGCATTGATGAGCTTATCAATAATGCCAATAGCGTATGATGAAAAGAATTTTATAAAAGTGAGTAGAAGAGTTGAAAGTGTAATGAATGTGATGAAGTGTAAAGTCAGAACATTGGCAAATCTTCAAAAAGAGGGACTACAAACCATTTCTCCAACTTATCCTACAAGTCCTGTTATTGAGAATATAGTACAACGCATCATTCCTATGAGCACATTTGTAGGTGGTTTTCCGTTCGCAAGTTCAGGTTTTAATGACGGCAACGGCTATTATTTTGCCAAGGATAACAATGGGGGCTTGGTTATTGTAGATACATGGAAACGTGGCAATGACAGAACCAATACCAATATGGTTGTAATGGGTGTGGCCGGAGTTGGTAAGTCCACAGCGATAAAGCATATCATGCTATCTGAATACATGAAGGGAACAAAACTATTAATTATTGATCCCGAATCCGAGTACAAAGATTTGTGTCTTAATCTTGGCGGAGACTGGATTAATGCTGGTGGTGGAATTAACGGAAGAATAAACCCCTTGCAGATTCGCCCTGCACCTTGTGACAGCGAAGATGAGCCTGATGAAAAGGGTGGGAAACTTTACGGTGATGTGGATGGGATGAGTGATATGGCACTTCACGTCAAGAACCTGGAAATCTTTTTTCAACTATATCTTCCAAGTCTTAATGATATGCAAAAAGCAATACTAAAACAAAGCATTGTAGAGCTTTATAACAGATTTGATATCTATTGGGATACAGATATTAAAGGGATTTCAAGTGATAAATTTCCTACTTTTAGTGATTTACACGTGCTTATTGAAGAAAAAGCGAAAGCAAATAAAACTAATCAGGGTTATAAGGATTTGTCACTGCTTTTATATGACGTTGCAAATGGTAGCGACAGCTTTTTGTGGAATGGGAAAAGTACCATAGAAACCCATACAAGATGTGTCTGCCTGGATACACATAGTCTGCAAAATACAAGTGACAATATTAAAAGGACGCAGTATTTTAACCTTTTAGGTTGGTGCTGGGAAGAAATGAGCAAGGACAGAACAGAGAGAGTACTTTTAATATGTGACGAAGCATATCTTATGATTGATCCTCAAGTACCACAAAGTCTTGTTTTTCTAAGAAATGTAGAAAAGAGAGCAAGAAAGTATGAAGCAGGCTTGATTATTATTTCTCATAGTGTAGTAGACTTTCTTTCTCCAGAGATTAAGATGTATGGACAAGCTCTTTTGGATATTCCATGTATTAAGTTGATTATGGGATGTGACGGTCAGAATCTAAAAGAAACCAAAGAACTTTATAATCTGACAGAAGCGGAGGAAGAGCTTTTGGAGAGTAAAAGACGTGGGCATGCTTTGTTTGTTATAGGTTCCAAACGGCTACATGTAAATTTTGAAATTCCGGAATATAAGTTTAATTATATGGGCAAAGCTGGCGGAAGATAA
- a CDS encoding helix-turn-helix domain-containing protein, with the protein MAKIEFMTNAFQSDLKPRARLVLNCLALHCNKDGQCFPSIRTIARECGYSINTVKRALDDLVKAGFVVKEARFDVECKHGGQTSNLYTLNIVEPKKEEKQEAKKEKGKINKSKVGLEKPVVKKESVNNGIKEVRLSNDDFRVINGKDARYNSYEYTWAGEQPKGASP; encoded by the coding sequence ATGGCGAAAATTGAATTTATGACGAATGCTTTTCAATCAGATTTAAAACCAAGGGCAAGGCTTGTTCTTAATTGTCTTGCTCTTCATTGCAATAAAGACGGTCAATGCTTTCCTTCAATTAGGACAATAGCAAGAGAATGTGGGTATAGTATTAATACAGTAAAGCGAGCATTGGATGATTTGGTTAAGGCTGGGTTTGTTGTTAAGGAAGCTAGGTTTGATGTAGAGTGTAAACATGGGGGACAGACTTCAAATTTATATACTTTGAATATTGTGGAGCCAAAGAAGGAGGAAAAACAGGAAGCTAAAAAGGAGAAGGGTAAAATTAACAAGAGTAAAGTTGGTTTGGAAAAGCCAGTAGTAAAAAAAGAAAGTGTAAATAATGGGATTAAGGAAGTACGGTTGAGTAATGATGATTTTCGTGTGATCAATGGTAAGGATGCTAGATATAACAGTTATGAATATACATGGGCTGGGGAGCAGCCCAAAGGTGCATCCCCTTGA
- a CDS encoding DUF3846 domain-containing protein: protein MDKNKIKVLVVEPQKQPYVKEIEKDYRAMQAIVGGRIEYAYLSDDAHIYCNEEGKLLGLELNRKLENRDIIAGTFFICSDDGYGDDISLTDEQIEKYTERFKEPEQFSYSEINQQAESVVIESADNLDDFLNKLGLLQEDEDLER, encoded by the coding sequence ATGGATAAAAATAAAATAAAAGTTCTGGTAGTTGAACCACAAAAACAGCCTTATGTTAAAGAAATTGAAAAGGATTACAGAGCAATGCAGGCTATAGTGGGTGGTCGTATTGAATATGCTTATCTTTCAGACGATGCACACATTTATTGCAATGAAGAGGGAAAGCTTCTAGGGCTTGAATTGAATCGAAAACTTGAGAACAGAGATATAATTGCAGGAACTTTTTTTATATGTAGTGATGATGGATATGGGGATGATATTTCATTGACGGACGAGCAGATTGAAAAATACACAGAGAGGTTTAAAGAACCAGAACAGTTCTCTTATTCGGAAATAAATCAACAAGCAGAATCTGTTGTTATCGAATCAGCCGACAATCTGGATGATTTCTTAAACAAATTAGGATTGCTTCAAGAAGATGAAGATTTAGAGAGATAG
- the dptG gene encoding DNA phosphorothioation-dependent restriction protein DptG — protein MEYRILIDEFKKNYEIDTTRSDQVKLKHNTGNTIILLPFVTNFRKNKENKDYIVNFSAVLGELSRMLADKKIKDKFSKEVLIIKLIEKVNFGNEQNKSSFIDIIDSLFYDSNGNLQIFHPKVYNYITAEKPRVHKKIAQFIFNVLSSRETKEILKDKFASKPQNLLYKLMLESLPELQEESSKFESYKYKLYMPFISELFQKDLETMIEDTRFFVDDFEKLIKYYYFFYVSQLILKLNDMFDADIKTASELYFNLDFESTSRTRTSYIKGWEVLKGNEKMLFPHINCLEILNHRYDEGKGPYSYIELKKIICEMNSQELAALDDDIKEIIELYKFCIGDVVWEEMNPVEDKHPNPVLNRIYELYKCIYFQFTLQRKDRWKSYFEWFEEFCKANFLKTRGQLGYTLNITEEYLIFITKLCIPKGDKLRLNLLFKEFELRGMWFDRDSKYKIIEIYEKLNILEKKSDSGDAQYVKSIL, from the coding sequence ATGGAATATAGAATATTAATAGATGAATTTAAAAAAAATTATGAAATTGATACAACAAGGTCAGATCAGGTTAAATTAAAACACAACACCGGAAATACTATAATATTGCTTCCGTTTGTAACTAATTTTAGAAAGAATAAGGAAAACAAAGATTATATCGTTAACTTTAGTGCAGTATTGGGTGAACTATCCAGGATGCTTGCAGACAAAAAAATAAAGGATAAGTTTAGTAAAGAAGTCCTGATTATTAAGCTTATTGAAAAGGTCAATTTTGGTAATGAACAAAACAAATCTTCGTTCATTGATATTATCGATAGTCTTTTCTATGATAGCAATGGTAACTTACAGATATTCCATCCAAAAGTATATAATTATATAACTGCAGAAAAACCTCGGGTACATAAGAAAATTGCACAGTTTATTTTTAATGTATTAAGTTCCAGAGAAACAAAGGAGATACTCAAAGACAAATTTGCTTCGAAACCTCAAAATTTATTATATAAGCTAATGCTGGAGTCTCTTCCAGAACTTCAAGAAGAGAGTAGTAAATTTGAATCTTACAAATATAAGTTATATATGCCTTTTATATCTGAGTTATTTCAAAAGGACCTGGAAACTATGATTGAAGATACAAGGTTTTTTGTAGATGATTTTGAAAAGCTTATAAAGTACTATTATTTTTTCTATGTTTCGCAATTAATACTTAAATTAAACGACATGTTTGATGCTGATATAAAAACTGCAAGTGAATTATATTTTAACCTTGATTTTGAGAGTACTTCGAGAACAAGGACAAGTTATATAAAAGGATGGGAAGTACTTAAAGGTAATGAGAAAATGTTATTTCCGCATATAAATTGTTTGGAAATACTAAACCATAGATATGATGAAGGTAAAGGACCATATTCATATATAGAATTAAAAAAAATAATATGTGAAATGAATAGTCAGGAATTAGCAGCATTAGATGATGATATAAAGGAAATTATTGAACTGTATAAATTTTGTATTGGTGATGTTGTTTGGGAAGAAATGAATCCTGTTGAAGATAAGCATCCTAATCCTGTATTAAATAGGATTTATGAGTTATATAAGTGTATTTATTTTCAATTTACTTTACAAAGAAAAGATCGATGGAAAAGCTATTTTGAATGGTTTGAAGAGTTCTGTAAAGCTAATTTCCTAAAAACACGTGGTCAACTTGGTTATACGTTGAATATCACAGAAGAATACCTTATTTTTATAACAAAATTATGCATTCCAAAAGGTGATAAACTGAGGCTTAATCTTTTATTTAAGGAATTTGAACTTAGAGGAATGTGGTTTGATAGGGATTCGAAATATAAAATAATTGAAATCTATGAAAAACTAAATATACTTGAGAAAAAAAGTGATAGTGGGGATGCTCAATATGTCAAATCAATTTTATAA
- the dptF gene encoding DNA phosphorothioation-dependent restriction protein DptF: MNDNLCLIEVLKKLKESSKEAVENIQSFSPFKKYMHVPREVQIELKELIDKCSESTNSQLILVCGGVGDGKSHLISYLKEKYPYIASNFYIHNDATESFEPKKTSIDTLCDVLNDFNDENLTNGGCKKLILAINLGALSNFIDSDYKSKFLKLRNYVISKSILDSKVVDNSFDENSNFQFINFSDYHLYSLVPEGTRSEYMKELLKKITQNSSDNVFYREYSEKCLNSCICANKCPIKFNYEFLSNNNNQDKLIQILIEGIVKYKLIISTRALLNFIYDSIVNIYFESIPSDEIKDKISALDFEGYISFLTPYMLFEHKELSNIFDIVSNLDPINRRSEKLDEIIIKLNTIDNIYSLFDAYIEMAGYATLENILSDMSFIGSMKEKKDKLVKLFVRLYKFKPRIDSIDLNDKIYDEFVKNLYLQNKGNKSNLKILYKNIKESIYKWNGDSSTNTINLFIGRNQLKYKISQKHNIEPDVSTLKENKDFELYRFLPHLLIRFKKDDSNEGYEINIDYSLYLLLKKVCNGYRPNKKDKENFVSFMEFIDKIMLLGEQENSLVFEEKLGENITRYSLSFDKSFNEYTFTEV; encoded by the coding sequence ATGAATGATAATCTATGCTTAATTGAAGTGTTAAAAAAGTTAAAAGAGTCATCCAAGGAAGCAGTAGAAAATATACAGTCCTTCAGTCCTTTTAAGAAATATATGCATGTTCCGAGGGAAGTTCAGATAGAACTTAAAGAATTAATTGATAAATGTTCAGAATCAACTAACTCACAACTCATTTTAGTTTGTGGGGGTGTTGGTGACGGTAAGTCTCACCTTATCTCGTATCTTAAAGAGAAATATCCATACATAGCTTCAAATTTTTATATACATAATGATGCTACAGAAAGCTTTGAACCAAAGAAAACATCGATAGATACTTTGTGTGATGTATTAAACGACTTTAATGATGAAAATTTGACTAATGGAGGATGTAAAAAGCTTATACTTGCAATAAACCTTGGAGCATTAAGTAATTTTATTGACTCAGATTATAAGTCTAAATTTTTAAAACTTCGAAATTATGTAATATCTAAAAGTATTCTTGATTCAAAAGTAGTTGACAATAGCTTTGATGAAAATAGTAATTTTCAATTTATAAATTTTAGTGATTACCATTTATACAGTCTTGTCCCTGAAGGTACTCGCTCAGAATACATGAAAGAATTATTGAAGAAAATAACCCAAAATAGCTCTGATAATGTGTTTTACCGTGAATACAGCGAAAAGTGTCTGAATTCCTGTATTTGTGCAAACAAGTGCCCAATAAAATTTAATTATGAGTTTTTATCCAATAATAATAATCAAGATAAGTTAATCCAAATTCTTATTGAAGGTATTGTAAAATATAAATTAATTATATCTACCAGAGCACTTCTTAATTTTATTTATGATTCAATAGTCAATATATACTTCGAATCTATTCCTTCAGATGAAATAAAAGATAAAATTAGTGCTCTTGATTTCGAAGGATATATTTCATTTTTAACACCATATATGTTATTCGAACATAAAGAACTATCCAATATATTTGACATTGTATCAAATCTTGATCCAATTAATAGAAGATCAGAAAAGTTGGATGAGATTATTATAAAACTAAATACAATTGACAATATATATTCATTATTTGATGCTTATATTGAAATGGCAGGATATGCAACTTTAGAGAACATTCTGTCAGATATGAGCTTTATTGGTAGCATGAAAGAGAAGAAGGATAAACTAGTAAAGTTATTTGTTCGATTGTATAAGTTCAAGCCCAGAATTGATAGCATAGATTTAAATGATAAAATTTATGATGAATTTGTTAAAAATTTGTATTTGCAGAATAAAGGAAATAAATCTAATTTAAAGATTCTTTATAAAAACATAAAAGAGTCTATTTACAAATGGAATGGAGACAGTTCAACCAACACTATAAATCTATTTATAGGTAGAAATCAGTTAAAGTATAAAATAAGTCAAAAGCATAATATTGAACCTGATGTATCAACATTGAAAGAGAATAAGGATTTTGAATTATATAGATTTTTGCCACATCTTTTAATAAGGTTTAAAAAAGATGATTCCAATGAAGGATATGAAATTAATATTGACTATTCTTTATATTTGTTATTAAAAAAAGTATGTAATGGCTACAGACCGAATAAGAAAGATAAAGAGAACTTTGTTAGTTTTATGGAGTTTATTGATAAAATTATGTTGTTAGGTGAACAGGAAAATTCGTTGGTATTTGAGGAAAAACTGGGTGAAAATATAACAAGATATTCCTTATCCTTTGATAAGAGTTTTAATGAATACACTTTTACGGAGGTTTAG
- a CDS encoding C39 family peptidase — MAVNPVVAKIVTQLVIKAATDEETRKKLLILILTPILSVLLIVTMLFYILTNPLEFLGQFFDRDSLIQVEKLQNDFEMYQSILETDADYVESYGQSFEGVTISNEGETPVVYYNQLDSRWADKPYGTDNIGGYACGPTSMAMVVSSLTDTTIDPIQMAKWAYEKGYWCENSGSYHTLIPGAAKAFGLNVYGCSSSESQRIVDALSSGRLVVAIMSKGHFTSSGHFIVLRGVTKEGKILVADPASNKRSKEEWDLSIILSEASKHASAGGPFWIIESKGAQNE; from the coding sequence ATGGCAGTTAATCCTGTTGTAGCAAAGATAGTTACACAGTTGGTTATTAAGGCAGCTACTGATGAAGAAACAAGGAAAAAACTTTTGATACTTATCCTTACTCCTATATTATCTGTTTTGCTTATTGTTACAATGCTATTTTATATTCTTACCAATCCGCTGGAATTTTTAGGACAGTTTTTTGACAGGGATTCTTTGATTCAGGTAGAAAAACTGCAAAACGATTTTGAAATGTATCAAAGTATTTTGGAAACTGATGCAGATTATGTTGAAAGCTATGGACAAAGTTTTGAGGGAGTAACTATATCAAATGAAGGCGAAACCCCTGTTGTTTATTATAATCAGCTTGATAGTAGATGGGCGGATAAACCCTATGGAACAGATAATATTGGGGGATATGCTTGTGGTCCAACTTCAATGGCCATGGTTGTATCGAGCCTTACAGATACTACAATAGATCCTATTCAAATGGCAAAATGGGCATATGAAAAGGGCTATTGGTGTGAGAATAGTGGTTCATATCATACATTGATTCCGGGGGCTGCAAAAGCTTTTGGTTTGAATGTCTATGGGTGTTCATCGAGTGAATCCCAGCGTATTGTGGATGCTTTATCATCAGGAAGGCTTGTAGTAGCTATTATGTCAAAAGGGCATTTTACTTCAAGCGGACATTTTATTGTACTTAGAGGAGTAACAAAAGAAGGAAAGATACTTGTTGCAGATCCGGCAAGTAATAAAAGAAGTAAAGAGGAATGGGATTTATCAATTATATTAAGTGAAGCAAGTAAGCATGCAAGTGCAGGGGGACCATTCTGGATAATTGAAAGTAAGGGGGCTCAAAATGAATAG
- a CDS encoding IS30 family transposase, translated as IIIKMPSKTQESVVAALDCLEKKYGKSFKDKFKTITVDNGSEFLDYEGIERSVRAGKDKRVKLYYAHPYSSWERGTNENTNKLIRRFIPKGTDIGRISKKTIKWIETWINNYPRRILAYKSAIDMAAS; from the coding sequence AATAATAATCAAAATGCCATCAAAGACACAAGAATCAGTAGTAGCAGCACTAGATTGTTTGGAGAAGAAATATGGTAAATCATTTAAGGATAAATTCAAAACAATAACAGTGGATAATGGTAGTGAATTTCTTGATTATGAAGGCATAGAACGGTCTGTGAGGGCTGGAAAAGATAAAAGGGTGAAACTATATTATGCACATCCATATAGCTCCTGGGAAAGAGGCACAAACGAAAATACAAACAAGCTAATACGCCGATTTATACCAAAAGGAACAGATATAGGGAGAATAAGTAAAAAGACGATAAAATGGATAGAAACATGGATAAATAACTATCCAAGACGAATATTAGCATATAAGTCTGCAATTGATATGGCTGCAAGTTAA